One Microlunatus soli genomic window carries:
- a CDS encoding IS30 family transposase, which yields MAARFMPTEEFWAALRSGASILVASRAVGVSPVCGYRWLADAGGWAGLGLPAPGHGRLEASVSARLRPLFWAELRKGAGVRAAAAAAGVSDVTGYRWFQQAGGVRPPTVNPEVEAQITPGHGMVTFTERCRVEDLLNLHYKPSRIADLLGRPRSTITREIARGTDQVDGSYRARIGQSKVEQRRHRAGARPRLVPGTRLFDEVVERLVAKHSPEQISQRLRLDFPADPEMRVSHETIYQALYVRPKGELAREVEQRLGEAKALRTGRVQRRHQGRQLRPKLKDMSSIHDRPAEADDRLMPGHWEGDLIIGAHGKSAIGTLVERTTRFVLLLHLPDDHTAQTVAKAMTAKITELPEQLKRSLTWDQGSEMALHTKITAETGIPVYFCDPHSPWQRGTNENTNGLLRQYFPKGADLSFYGPGLLDQVAAELNTRPRKTLEWATPAEALQRLLSNDDDQSVASTA from the coding sequence ATGGCGGCGAGGTTCATGCCGACCGAGGAGTTCTGGGCTGCGTTGCGATCGGGCGCTTCGATCCTGGTCGCGTCCCGCGCGGTCGGGGTGTCGCCGGTGTGTGGTTATCGATGGCTGGCCGACGCAGGTGGTTGGGCAGGCCTGGGGCTGCCGGCCCCGGGGCATGGCCGTCTGGAGGCTTCGGTATCAGCGCGGTTGCGGCCGCTGTTTTGGGCCGAGCTCCGCAAGGGTGCGGGCGTCCGGGCTGCAGCCGCCGCGGCGGGCGTGTCTGATGTCACCGGCTATCGCTGGTTCCAGCAGGCTGGCGGTGTGCGTCCACCGACGGTGAATCCCGAGGTCGAGGCCCAGATCACGCCCGGCCATGGCATGGTGACCTTCACCGAGCGGTGTCGGGTCGAGGACCTGTTGAACCTTCACTACAAACCGAGCCGGATCGCTGACCTGTTGGGGAGACCGCGGTCCACGATCACCCGTGAGATCGCCCGCGGCACCGACCAGGTCGATGGATCCTATCGGGCCCGCATCGGCCAATCGAAGGTCGAGCAGCGCCGGCACCGGGCCGGCGCCCGGCCCCGGCTGGTGCCTGGCACTCGCTTGTTCGACGAAGTCGTGGAACGGTTGGTTGCCAAACACAGTCCGGAGCAGATCTCGCAGCGGCTGCGGCTGGACTTTCCCGCCGACCCGGAGATGCGTGTGTCCCACGAGACGATCTACCAGGCCCTCTACGTTCGCCCCAAGGGCGAGCTGGCACGAGAGGTCGAGCAACGGTTGGGCGAGGCCAAAGCACTACGCACCGGCCGCGTCCAACGCCGACACCAGGGGCGGCAATTGCGGCCAAAGTTGAAAGACATGTCCTCGATCCACGACCGCCCGGCCGAGGCCGACGATCGGCTGATGCCCGGCCACTGGGAAGGCGACCTGATCATCGGCGCCCACGGCAAGTCCGCAATCGGCACCCTGGTCGAGCGCACCACCCGATTCGTACTGTTGCTACACCTGCCCGACGACCACACCGCCCAGACCGTGGCCAAGGCGATGACGGCCAAGATCACCGAACTACCCGAACAGCTCAAACGGTCCTTGACCTGGGACCAGGGCAGCGAGATGGCCCTCCACACCAAGATCACCGCCGAGACCGGGATTCCGGTCTACTTCTGCGATCCACACTCACCCTGGCAACGTGGCACCAACGAGAACACCAACGGGCTCCTGCGGCAGTACTTCCCCAAAGGCGCCGACCTGTCCTTCTACGGGCCCGGGCTCCTCGACCAGGTCGCCGCCGAACTCAACACCCGACCCCGCAAAACACTGGAGTGGGCCACCCCAGCCGAAGCACTCCAACGACTACTCTCAAACGACGACGACCAATCTGTTGCATCGACAGCTTGA
- a CDS encoding ABC transporter ATP-binding protein, whose amino-acid sequence MSLLQVRNLTQYYPNSTAPLPALDDVSLEVAKDSVVAVVGESGCGKTTLGRIASGLLKPTEGEVIFDDQQVWKLPRSAWNGYRRRVQIIQQDPYASLNPGLTLMESLRPGLLRHKIVPRRQVTEEALRLLALVGLDDDEAFLRRFPHQLSGGQRQRFAIARAVSLRPDLIVADEPTSMLDVSVRVAILDLLLALQAEEGLAYVFISHDFGVVRYFTRGGRIVVMFFGQVVEEGPAEQIIGRPRHPYSFQLLEAIPVPDPRTVRARARQIDEADLEDRVDQPPSLTGCIFANRCPFADDACRSTRPPLIEVAPGHRAACLYPERVPDLPDAVRTVVEPGAADVEIDEGLATAHNR is encoded by the coding sequence ATGAGTCTGTTGCAGGTAAGAAATCTGACCCAGTACTACCCGAACAGCACCGCGCCGCTGCCGGCGCTGGACGATGTCAGCCTCGAGGTGGCGAAGGACTCGGTGGTCGCCGTGGTCGGCGAGTCCGGCTGCGGCAAGACCACCCTGGGTCGGATCGCCAGCGGTCTGCTGAAACCGACCGAGGGTGAGGTGATCTTCGACGACCAGCAGGTCTGGAAGCTGCCCCGATCGGCGTGGAACGGCTACCGCCGCCGGGTCCAGATCATCCAGCAGGATCCGTACGCTTCGCTGAACCCGGGGCTGACGCTGATGGAGTCGCTGCGCCCCGGTCTGCTGCGGCACAAGATCGTGCCACGACGGCAGGTGACCGAGGAGGCGCTGCGGCTGCTGGCGTTGGTCGGGCTGGACGACGACGAGGCGTTTCTGCGTCGGTTCCCGCATCAGCTGTCCGGCGGCCAACGGCAGCGGTTCGCCATCGCCCGTGCGGTCAGTCTGCGACCGGACCTGATCGTCGCCGACGAGCCGACCAGCATGCTGGACGTGTCGGTCCGGGTGGCCATCCTCGATCTGTTGTTGGCCTTGCAGGCCGAGGAGGGCTTGGCCTACGTCTTCATCAGTCACGACTTCGGCGTCGTCCGCTATTTCACCCGTGGCGGCCGGATCGTGGTGATGTTCTTCGGACAGGTGGTCGAGGAGGGGCCTGCCGAGCAGATCATCGGCCGACCGCGGCATCCGTACAGCTTTCAGTTGCTGGAGGCGATCCCGGTCCCCGACCCACGGACCGTCCGAGCGCGTGCCCGTCAGATCGACGAGGCCGATCTGGAGGATCGGGTCGATCAGCCACCATCGCTCACCGGGTGCATCTTCGCCAATCGCTGCCCGTTTGCCGATGACGCCTGCCGCAGCACCCGCCCGCCGCTGATCGAGGTCGCGCCGGGTCACCGTGCGGCATGTCTGTATCCCGAACGCGTCCCGGATCTGCCCGATGCCGTACGGACGGTGGTCGAGCCGGGCGCCGCGGATGTCGAGATCGACGAAGGACTGGCAACGGCGCACAATCGATGA
- a CDS encoding ABC transporter ATP-binding protein, translating into MSSPEIDQERPPVVLELDDVSVDFGGLRAVDRVSLSIRQGDIYALAGESGCGKSTLAYALLGMVPPPGKVSTGEVRFKDRSLTSMSRSELNRMRAADVSMVFQAAMNAFNPVVTIGKQVEHVLDAHPGVYRTRQEGRNYFDELIRLVRLDPEVIWNGYESRFSGGMKQRVAIALALLLKPSVLLLDEPTTALDILSQRLVIDILRDLHERLGVTIIFITHDLALVAELADRVAVMYAGKLVEAGTLDEIFYDHRRHPYVNALIRAVPSVNGDTELIKPIPGRVPSLAEMPVGCRFALRCPLAEERCREVDPPLLSDPNGHGIACHVVNDQADHDLDAAVEVPR; encoded by the coding sequence ATGAGCTCACCCGAGATCGATCAGGAACGGCCTCCCGTCGTCCTCGAACTCGATGACGTCAGCGTCGACTTCGGTGGCCTGCGGGCGGTCGACCGGGTCAGTCTGAGCATTCGCCAGGGCGACATCTATGCGCTGGCCGGCGAGTCCGGCTGTGGCAAGTCGACGCTGGCCTATGCGCTGCTGGGGATGGTGCCGCCACCGGGGAAGGTGTCGACCGGTGAGGTCAGATTCAAGGATCGCAGTCTGACCAGCATGTCGCGCAGCGAGTTGAACCGAATGCGAGCGGCCGACGTCTCGATGGTGTTCCAGGCGGCGATGAACGCCTTCAACCCGGTGGTCACGATCGGCAAGCAGGTCGAGCATGTGCTGGATGCGCACCCGGGTGTCTATCGGACCAGGCAGGAGGGGCGGAACTACTTCGACGAGCTGATCCGGCTCGTCCGGCTGGATCCGGAGGTGATCTGGAACGGCTATGAGAGCCGGTTCTCCGGCGGCATGAAACAGCGGGTGGCCATCGCGCTGGCGCTGCTGCTGAAGCCGTCGGTGCTGTTACTGGACGAGCCCACCACCGCACTGGACATCCTGAGCCAACGGCTGGTGATCGACATCCTGCGTGACCTGCACGAACGACTCGGGGTGACGATCATCTTCATCACTCATGATCTTGCGCTGGTCGCCGAACTCGCCGATCGGGTGGCGGTGATGTACGCCGGCAAACTGGTCGAGGCCGGCACGCTCGACGAGATCTTCTACGACCACCGTCGACATCCCTATGTCAACGCGCTGATCCGCGCGGTGCCCAGTGTGAACGGGGACACCGAGCTGATCAAACCGATCCCCGGGCGGGTGCCGAGTCTGGCCGAGATGCCGGTCGGCTGTCGGTTCGCCCTGCGGTGCCCGCTGGCCGAGGAGCGCTGCCGAGAGGTCGACCCGCCGTTGTTGTCCGATCCCAACGGGCACGGGATCGCCTGTCACGTGGTCAACGATCAGGCCGACCACGATCTTGACGCTGCCGTGGAGGTGCCGCGATGA
- a CDS encoding ABC transporter permease yields MDFLKDFWRILRDDTTALVGGSIVVIYLLVAIFGPMLFHVEDLPMSQPYLGPSLKHPLGTDFLGNDTLTSLVVGTRPVIEVGLATAVIVISVGVVVGLFSGYVGGVADYVIMRVTDIFLTIPGLPLIIVIASIVHTQSPWLLAVILSVTAWAGLARAVRSQALSIRTSDFIDAARAQNLRMGNIIGRQLLPNVGPYVAIHFLLAVTGAIYAQVGLFVLGIAPVSGTNWGTMINLAVNQGALYTSDSMTYLFAPMTAIVLLQMALVMFSRALDKVFNPRLRVQ; encoded by the coding sequence ATGGATTTCCTCAAGGACTTCTGGCGGATCCTGCGTGACGACACGACGGCCCTGGTCGGCGGCAGCATCGTCGTGATCTACCTGCTGGTGGCGATCTTCGGCCCGATGCTCTTCCACGTCGAGGATCTGCCGATGAGCCAGCCCTACCTCGGGCCGTCGCTGAAGCATCCGTTGGGCACCGACTTCCTGGGCAACGACACATTGACCAGCCTGGTCGTCGGCACCCGACCGGTGATCGAGGTCGGCCTGGCCACCGCGGTGATCGTGATCTCCGTCGGCGTGGTCGTCGGCCTGTTCAGCGGCTACGTCGGCGGCGTGGCCGACTACGTGATCATGCGGGTCACCGACATCTTCCTGACCATCCCCGGACTTCCGCTGATCATCGTCATCGCCAGCATCGTGCACACCCAGAGCCCGTGGCTGCTGGCCGTCATCCTCTCGGTGACGGCCTGGGCCGGCCTGGCGCGAGCTGTTCGTTCCCAGGCCCTGAGCATCCGGACGTCGGACTTCATCGACGCCGCACGAGCACAGAACCTGCGGATGGGCAACATCATCGGCCGACAGCTGCTTCCCAACGTCGGCCCCTACGTCGCGATCCACTTCCTGCTGGCGGTGACCGGAGCGATCTATGCCCAGGTCGGGCTGTTCGTCCTCGGCATCGCGCCGGTCAGCGGAACCAACTGGGGGACCATGATCAATCTCGCCGTGAACCAGGGGGCGCTCTACACCAGCGACAGCATGACCTACCTGTTCGCACCGATGACCGCGATCGTGTTGCTGCAGATGGCCCTGGTGATGTTCTCCCGGGCGTTGGACAAGGTCTTCAATCCTCGGTTGAGGGTGCAGTGA
- a CDS encoding ABC transporter permease: protein MFGYVLRRVLMALVTIFVIVSLSFWMIRLMPGNPMEFLEFQLRQQGNVSPDQIRQQVQAIYGVMPTGPIWQQYLTYVGNIFRGDFGQSLLNPGQSVLSIITTALPWTLVLVGISLIISFAIGTAVGTQIAAHPDKLLSKIVTGVVSFLSSVPHYLIAIVAIYLLADLHHIFPITGAYSNNVTPGPNLPFMASVVYHATLPIACYVITSFAGWALNMKGSVTNILGADYVRAAESRGLSDHRVTQTYIGRNAMLPMVTSLALALGGMFGGSVFIETYFSYPGLGFKLISAVNSRDYSLMMGCFILITTAVVFANLIVDLLYPLIDPRIVKPVSRRKRPVRPLPIAPGTGPTVATKA, encoded by the coding sequence GTGTTCGGTTACGTGCTACGCCGCGTGCTGATGGCCCTGGTGACGATCTTCGTGATCGTGTCACTGTCGTTCTGGATGATCCGCTTGATGCCGGGCAATCCGATGGAGTTCCTGGAGTTCCAGCTGCGACAGCAGGGCAATGTGAGTCCGGACCAGATCCGTCAGCAGGTGCAGGCGATCTACGGGGTGATGCCGACCGGTCCGATCTGGCAGCAGTATCTGACCTACGTCGGCAACATCTTCCGCGGCGACTTCGGGCAGTCCCTGCTCAATCCGGGACAGAGCGTGCTCAGCATCATCACCACTGCGCTGCCGTGGACCCTGGTGCTGGTGGGCATCTCGCTGATCATCAGCTTTGCGATCGGGACCGCGGTCGGCACCCAGATCGCGGCCCATCCGGACAAGCTGCTGTCCAAGATCGTCACCGGCGTGGTGTCGTTCCTGTCGTCGGTGCCGCACTACCTGATCGCCATCGTCGCGATCTACCTGTTGGCCGATCTGCACCACATCTTCCCGATCACCGGCGCCTACTCCAACAACGTCACACCAGGGCCCAACCTGCCCTTCATGGCCAGCGTGGTCTATCACGCCACGCTGCCGATCGCCTGCTACGTGATCACCTCGTTCGCCGGCTGGGCGTTGAACATGAAAGGAAGCGTGACCAACATCCTCGGCGCCGACTACGTCCGGGCGGCCGAGTCCCGCGGACTCAGCGATCACCGGGTCACCCAGACCTACATCGGACGGAACGCCATGCTGCCGATGGTGACGAGTCTGGCCCTCGCGCTGGGCGGCATGTTCGGCGGCTCGGTGTTCATCGAGACGTACTTCTCCTACCCCGGACTCGGCTTCAAGCTGATCTCGGCGGTCAACTCCCGCGACTATTCGCTGATGATGGGATGCTTCATCCTGATCACCACGGCAGTGGTGTTCGCCAACCTGATCGTCGATCTGCTCTACCCGTTGATCGATCCACGGATCGTCAAGCCGGTGTCGCGCAGGAAGCGCCCGGTCAGGCCATTGCCGATCGCTCCGGGAACGGGCCCCACCGTGGCGACGAAAGCGTAG
- a CDS encoding ABC transporter substrate-binding protein, which translates to MRSVLALVVSMVLVTVLAQACSADNPGAGSGQSGGAGSAGGAVRDAKPAGNPDQTAFRLGAHNWASSISNNPYAATPTPYLGFTILGLGIISASPRPGANPYYPEMAESWKLDKHAVTFKLRDPAKWQDGKPFTSKDVVTSLLIAGLNYNSVWAGITSVETPDEHTVTVKLQDWVVPENALEKLLKVSMVSDAQFGQFVPSDGFDSQLRSYWKLYNILKPTAQSIDKAANSAAGKKIAAASGKLVKFSPKTLIGSGPYTIKSANVSGVLYEKWSGFWDAKKISAPYFQIYPMSTATEFGAVLGGSIDQQTDSAFNNQQADRLNKSGVAHYGVIPTPVQQMSLILNFSHYPFNLLEVRQAIAHVIDRKDLSKRDMGGGTLVQSPPVEYPDGINYQHAKDYITKKQFAKLNPYEHDEKKAASLLTKAGFTKKNGKWFTPKGEQFKFTLAEPAGQSQYEQDGLIIAGYLKKFGIDVEVQNVESGTWGVKAQGGDFDATQDFMDWGQARTPMADFAAGFGQATSPSWNYPISHSGKGPCKCGIGIGPEADVPGIGTVNIAAELNREVQQEPPETWAKYTWAWAQWVNRELPIIGLYDNAFHTIYGTSRYTKFPPQSEKWMWTVLTGGNEQIIWMQEGYLQLK; encoded by the coding sequence GTGCGATCCGTGCTGGCGTTGGTCGTCTCGATGGTGCTGGTCACCGTGCTGGCACAGGCCTGCAGTGCGGACAATCCCGGCGCAGGATCAGGACAGAGCGGTGGTGCGGGATCCGCCGGAGGCGCCGTCCGGGACGCCAAGCCGGCGGGCAACCCCGACCAGACGGCCTTCCGGCTCGGTGCGCACAACTGGGCGAGCTCGATCAGCAACAACCCGTACGCCGCCACGCCGACGCCGTATCTGGGGTTCACCATTCTCGGCCTCGGCATCATCTCCGCATCGCCCCGACCGGGCGCGAATCCGTACTACCCGGAGATGGCGGAGAGCTGGAAGCTGGACAAGCACGCGGTCACCTTCAAGCTCCGCGATCCGGCGAAGTGGCAGGACGGAAAACCCTTCACCAGCAAGGATGTCGTCACCAGCCTGCTGATCGCCGGTCTCAACTACAACTCGGTCTGGGCCGGAATCACCTCGGTGGAGACTCCCGATGAACACACCGTCACAGTGAAGCTGCAGGACTGGGTGGTTCCGGAGAATGCGCTGGAGAAGCTGCTCAAGGTCAGTATGGTCTCCGACGCGCAGTTCGGGCAGTTCGTCCCGTCCGACGGGTTCGACAGCCAGCTGCGGAGCTATTGGAAGCTCTACAACATCCTGAAGCCGACGGCGCAGAGCATCGACAAGGCAGCCAACAGCGCAGCGGGCAAGAAGATCGCCGCCGCCAGCGGGAAGCTGGTGAAGTTCAGCCCGAAGACCTTGATCGGCAGCGGTCCGTACACCATCAAGAGCGCCAACGTCAGCGGCGTGTTGTACGAGAAGTGGTCCGGCTTCTGGGACGCGAAGAAGATCAGCGCGCCCTACTTCCAGATCTACCCGATGAGCACGGCGACCGAGTTCGGCGCCGTCCTCGGCGGCAGCATCGATCAGCAGACCGACTCGGCGTTCAACAATCAGCAGGCGGATCGGCTGAACAAGTCGGGTGTGGCGCACTACGGCGTGATCCCGACGCCGGTGCAGCAGATGAGCCTGATCCTCAACTTCTCCCACTACCCGTTCAACCTGCTCGAAGTCCGGCAGGCGATCGCGCACGTGATCGACCGCAAGGATCTGTCCAAGCGTGACATGGGCGGCGGAACGCTGGTCCAGAGCCCGCCGGTGGAATACCCCGACGGGATCAACTACCAGCACGCCAAGGACTACATCACCAAAAAACAGTTCGCCAAGCTCAACCCCTACGAGCACGATGAGAAGAAGGCAGCGTCGCTGCTGACCAAGGCCGGCTTCACCAAGAAGAACGGCAAGTGGTTCACCCCCAAGGGCGAGCAGTTCAAGTTCACCCTGGCAGAACCGGCGGGACAGTCCCAGTACGAACAGGACGGTCTGATCATCGCGGGCTACCTGAAGAAGTTCGGGATCGACGTCGAGGTGCAGAACGTCGAGTCCGGCACCTGGGGTGTGAAGGCGCAGGGCGGTGACTTCGATGCCACCCAGGACTTCATGGACTGGGGTCAGGCGCGGACGCCGATGGCCGACTTCGCCGCCGGTTTCGGTCAGGCCACCTCGCCGTCCTGGAACTACCCGATCTCGCACAGCGGCAAGGGACCGTGCAAGTGCGGGATCGGCATCGGCCCGGAAGCCGACGTGCCCGGGATCGGCACAGTGAACATCGCCGCCGAGCTGAATCGCGAGGTCCAGCAGGAACCGCCGGAGACCTGGGCGAAATACACCTGGGCCTGGGCGCAATGGGTCAACCGGGAACTGCCGATCATCGGCCTGTACGACAACGCCTTCCACACGATCTACGGGACCAGTCGATACACCAAGTTCCCACCCCAGTCGGAGAAGTGGATGTGGACGGTGCTGACCGGCGGCAACGAGCAGATCATCTGGATGCAGGAAGGCTACCTCCAACTGAAGTAG
- a CDS encoding THUMP-like domain-containing protein — translation MLPLGLTAAALADAEAEQDPDSLAAATRLRRRHDPEIAALALDQAGLRRRATAKFGAGAGSLFFTRDGLEQATRPSVAAHHAHRLADAGATRVLDLGCGIGSDAMAFLRAGLDVVAVETDERTAEIAEANISAVAELVSAQGQVIIGDAEQLAEELIKDSDAVFIDPARRTGAGRLWRVEDFTPSWSFVTGLLDGSRPAGVKLGPALPHREIPDDVEAEWVTDHGETVEVCLWAGRGSAPGVRAGLIMPDRRLVADPRSPAVQPAGRYLYEPDGAVIRAGAIGALADELGGWLLDDQIAYLSSDLLTPTPYAVAFEISEILPYKEKVLRRWVRDHAVGRLEIKKRGIDVDPAQLRKRLRPAGADSATMIISRTPDGTVVFVARRAL, via the coding sequence ATGCTTCCGCTCGGACTGACGGCCGCCGCCCTGGCCGATGCGGAGGCCGAACAGGATCCGGACTCGTTGGCCGCCGCGACACGACTCCGTCGCCGGCACGATCCGGAGATCGCAGCGCTGGCACTCGACCAGGCCGGACTGCGGCGGCGTGCGACCGCGAAGTTCGGTGCCGGTGCCGGATCGCTGTTCTTCACCAGGGACGGTCTGGAGCAGGCCACTCGGCCGAGCGTCGCGGCCCACCATGCGCACCGACTGGCCGACGCCGGAGCGACCCGGGTGTTGGACCTGGGCTGCGGGATCGGCTCCGATGCGATGGCGTTCCTGCGGGCAGGTCTGGACGTCGTCGCGGTGGAGACCGACGAGCGTACCGCCGAGATCGCCGAGGCGAACATCTCGGCTGTCGCCGAGCTGGTCTCGGCGCAGGGCCAGGTGATCATCGGTGATGCCGAGCAGCTGGCGGAGGAGTTGATCAAGGACTCGGACGCCGTCTTCATCGATCCGGCACGCCGCACCGGTGCCGGCCGACTGTGGCGGGTGGAGGACTTCACACCGAGCTGGTCGTTCGTGACCGGCCTGCTGGACGGGAGCCGGCCGGCCGGGGTGAAACTCGGCCCGGCACTGCCGCACCGGGAGATCCCGGACGACGTCGAGGCCGAATGGGTGACCGATCACGGCGAGACCGTCGAGGTGTGCCTGTGGGCGGGCCGGGGGAGTGCGCCGGGAGTCCGAGCCGGCCTGATCATGCCCGATCGTCGGCTGGTCGCCGATCCCCGATCACCGGCCGTGCAACCGGCGGGACGCTATCTCTACGAACCGGACGGGGCGGTGATCCGAGCCGGTGCCATCGGTGCCCTGGCCGACGAACTCGGCGGGTGGCTGCTCGACGACCAGATCGCCTATCTGAGCAGCGATCTGCTGACTCCGACACCGTACGCGGTCGCCTTCGAGATCAGCGAGATCCTGCCCTACAAGGAAAAGGTGCTCCGCCGGTGGGTACGGGACCATGCCGTCGGCCGCTTGGAGATCAAGAAGCGCGGCATCGATGTCGATCCGGCGCAGCTGCGCAAGCGGCTGCGGCCAGCAGGTGCCGATTCGGCGACCATGATCATCAGCCGGACACCGGACGGCACCGTGGTGTTCGTCGCCCGCCGAGCCCTCTGA
- a CDS encoding S49 family peptidase, with protein MDALPLVLEIDLSLGLLSGTPQDPLTALRSRNTPRLAHLISGLRHAADDDKVAAVVVHVTPLIKIAEVEELALALRSFAESGKKVIAWTESFGELGTGTVPYYLATAADEIWMQPSGTLGLQGIGLEVATIRGTFDKLGIEPQIGQRQEYKTAAEMYMSTEISEPNREMTGRICASVTEQVSAATAAARSLAADQVTAAMATAPLTAEDARQRGLIDRIGYRDDVYAAIRHDHGRRDGDGEPQVRLQFVHRYSRSLAQQAVSRARKRRQPVIAVVDVQGAIVTGRGSNQLPSQRPQAGSDLITAALRSVIADDAVRAVVLRVDSPGGSYVASDAIRDAVLRVKQSGRPVIASMGGLAASGGYFVSMAADRIVALPSTLTGSIGVLGGKMVIKEALTKIGVSREAIGTPAATMFSSNRPFEHQEWQRVEAWLDAVYDDFTHKAATDRRLDHAALESHARGRVWTGADAREHGLVDDLGGLRSAIELACRKVGADVENIRVQQFPHSPMLARLKPADSTESPTSTMISGPRPGLLEMIGTALGVQHSGVLTLPWRMQFR; from the coding sequence ATGGACGCGTTGCCGCTGGTGCTGGAAATCGATCTGAGTCTCGGCCTGCTGAGCGGCACACCACAGGATCCGTTGACCGCGCTGCGTTCACGCAATACGCCGCGACTGGCGCACCTGATCTCCGGTCTGCGGCATGCCGCAGACGACGACAAGGTTGCCGCGGTCGTCGTCCACGTGACACCGCTGATCAAGATCGCCGAGGTGGAGGAACTCGCGCTGGCGCTGCGTTCCTTCGCCGAGTCCGGCAAGAAGGTGATCGCCTGGACCGAGAGCTTCGGCGAACTCGGCACCGGGACGGTCCCCTACTATCTGGCGACCGCCGCCGACGAGATCTGGATGCAGCCCAGTGGAACGCTCGGCCTGCAAGGGATCGGTCTGGAGGTCGCGACGATCCGCGGCACCTTCGACAAGCTCGGGATCGAGCCGCAGATCGGCCAGCGGCAGGAGTACAAGACCGCCGCCGAGATGTACATGTCGACCGAGATCAGCGAACCCAATCGGGAGATGACCGGGCGGATCTGCGCCTCGGTGACCGAACAGGTCAGCGCAGCGACCGCGGCCGCCCGGTCGCTGGCAGCGGATCAGGTGACCGCCGCGATGGCGACCGCGCCGCTGACCGCCGAGGACGCCCGGCAGCGTGGCCTGATCGACAGGATCGGCTACCGCGACGACGTCTACGCCGCGATCCGTCATGATCATGGACGCCGGGACGGCGACGGCGAGCCGCAGGTCCGGCTGCAGTTCGTCCATCGCTACTCCCGGTCACTGGCGCAGCAGGCGGTCAGCCGGGCGCGCAAGCGGCGCCAGCCGGTGATCGCCGTCGTCGACGTGCAGGGTGCCATCGTGACCGGACGGGGCAGCAACCAACTGCCCAGCCAACGGCCGCAGGCCGGCTCAGATCTGATCACCGCGGCACTGCGTTCGGTGATCGCGGACGATGCCGTCCGGGCCGTGGTGCTGCGGGTGGACAGCCCCGGCGGCTCCTACGTCGCCTCCGATGCGATCCGGGACGCAGTGCTGCGGGTCAAGCAGTCCGGCCGTCCGGTGATCGCCTCGATGGGTGGGCTCGCAGCCTCCGGCGGCTACTTCGTGTCGATGGCGGCGGACCGGATCGTCGCACTGCCCAGCACGCTGACCGGTTCGATCGGTGTTCTCGGCGGCAAGATGGTGATCAAGGAGGCGCTGACCAAGATCGGCGTCAGTCGCGAAGCGATCGGGACGCCGGCAGCCACCATGTTCTCCTCGAACCGTCCCTTCGAACATCAGGAGTGGCAGCGGGTTGAGGCGTGGCTGGACGCCGTCTACGACGACTTCACCCACAAGGCGGCCACCGACCGCAGGCTCGATCACGCAGCCCTGGAATCCCATGCCCGTGGTCGGGTCTGGACCGGTGCCGACGCCCGCGAGCACGGTTTGGTCGACGATCTCGGCGGGCTGCGCAGCGCTATCGAGCTGGCCTGCCGGAAGGTCGGCGCCGACGTCGAGAACATCCGTGTCCAACAGTTCCCGCACTCCCCGATGCTGGCCCGGCTGAAGCCGGCCGACTCGACCGAGTCACCGACCAGCACCATGATCAGTGGCCCACGCCCGGGCCTGCTGGAGATGATCGGTACCGCCCTCGGCGTACAGCACAGCGGGGTGCTGACGCTGCCCTGGCGGATGCAGTTCCGCTGA
- a CDS encoding phosphoglycerate mutase family protein produces the protein MSFLEVRRHSWRQGNGGSQLSQRGVDRARQLGEGAGPYARVVTSVLPRARETAIAMGFAVDQVLVTQLADEALYDQENIAGATDSRWERADRPLQELADRIAEQRADQGPRFRLASTLAGLWRDLMTPYGDGPERVLFIGHSGDLEYGLVGALPEADHSDWGGNFGPLEGALLEFTGEPARFSSAQLLRVDGAATG, from the coding sequence ATGTCCTTTCTCGAAGTCCGGCGGCACAGTTGGCGTCAGGGGAACGGCGGTTCGCAGTTGTCCCAGCGGGGCGTCGACCGAGCGAGGCAGCTCGGCGAGGGCGCCGGGCCGTACGCCAGGGTGGTGACTTCGGTGCTACCGCGGGCCCGCGAGACCGCGATCGCGATGGGGTTCGCGGTGGATCAGGTGCTGGTCACCCAGCTCGCCGATGAGGCGCTCTACGACCAGGAGAACATCGCCGGCGCGACCGACAGCCGGTGGGAACGGGCCGACCGGCCGCTGCAGGAACTCGCCGACCGGATCGCCGAGCAGCGCGCCGATCAGGGCCCGCGGTTCCGGCTGGCCAGCACCTTGGCCGGCCTGTGGCGTGACTTGATGACCCCGTACGGCGACGGGCCCGAACGGGTGCTGTTCATCGGCCACTCCGGCGATCTGGAGTACGGCCTGGTCGGGGCGCTCCCCGAAGCCGACCACAGCGACTGGGGCGGCAACTTCGGCCCGTTGGAGGGTGCGCTGCTGGAATTCACCGGCGAACCGGCTCGGTTCAGCTCGGCGCAGCTGCTCCGGGTGGACGGCGCGGCGACAGGTTGA